Sequence from the Pyrobaculum neutrophilum V24Sta genome:
TGGCTCTGCCTATACGGGACGTAAACCCAACTTCGACGTTTCCCCTGGTCACGAAAGCCCTCGTCTTCGTCAACATCGCGGTGTTTATATACGAGCTCATGCGGCCCGAGGTGGTGGACCAGTACGCCTTCGTGCCCGCCCTGGCGTGGGAGGAGCCCTACCGCTGGGTCACCCACATGTTTCTCCACGGCGGCCTCCTCCACATAGTCGGCAACATGATCTACCTCTGGGTCTTCGGCGACAACGTGGAGGATCACTATGGACACGGGCGTTTCCTAGCCCTCTACCTCCTCTGGGGTCTCGTTGCGGCGTTTACCCACTACTGGGCCTCGGCGGCGCAGGCCTCCATGTTGGCCGCCGCGGGGCCCTTTGGCAACCCCATGTACATGCCCGCGGTGGGGGCGTCGGGGGCGATCAGCGGCGTCCTCGGGGCCTATATGGTTCTCTTCCCCAGGGCCAGGATACTGACCCTGGTCTTCTTCGTGGTTATCACGCTGGTGGAGGTCCCAGCCTGGGCCTACATAGGCTTCTGGTTCCTCTACCAGCTCTTCTACGGCTTCACGGAGCTGGTCACCCTCCAGGTGAGCGGGGTGGCCTACTTCGCTCACATTGGCGGCTTCGTGGCGGGGGCCGCCACGGCGCTGGTGTACAGGCGGAGGAGGCGTGAGTACTACTGGTGGTACCCCACGCCCTGGTGACGCCTGAGGCTGGAGGTAGTTGAGCAGGGTGGGTCTGCGGGACGGCGGCGAGGCGGCTCTAAGCATCTTGACCCCGCGCTCGCCGAGGATGAACACGGCGCGTGTCTTCGCCCCGCCTCTCCGGGCCCACCTCACCACCCCCAGGGCTTGGGCGGCCTCGAGGACCGCCGGGGCGTCCTCCCCCCATATCTTGTAGAAGTCCCAGAAGGAGGCCTCGCCGCCTAGCTCCGCCACCAGCTCCGCGGTTTTCAACACGTCGCCTAGCCGTACGAAGCCGCGCGGCACATCTCTCCTCTGCTGTGGGTAGATATCTGCACCGGTGATTCAAGGCGCCTGTGGGGGAGTAGGCTGAAACTACCTCCTCTGTGCCGCCTCCCCCCTGGATAGGGCCTGCTCTATGGACTCCAGCTTCCTAACGGCGTTGGCGCAGTGGAGAATATATATAGTTGTCCCGTTGACGTTTACGGACTTTATATATCCGTTGTTTTCAAGCCAGAAGAGGTGCCACTGGGCGGCCCCCCAGCTTATCCCGAGGTCCTTCACCACTTCGCCCACAGTGGTGTACCCCTGGCTCGCTATCTTCCTAAGGATCTGGACCTTCGTGTTGTCCAGCACAGATGCGCCAGATTCCCCACTTATATGTTTTGCGGGGATTAAGTTTATATTAAGCGAGGCGGAGGTAGATGCCCCTGGCGTGGGGCGTCGAGGCGCCGCGTGGGCGGCTGTGAAAATGCCCCCTCCAAGGGGCGGACATTTATAAGGGAGTCCCCGTCAATCCGTATGGACGTCGTGGGGTTGCGATAACCGCGGTCTTGGCTCTGGCGGCGGTGCTCCACTTCGTCTGGCCCTACCTCGCCAGGAGGGGCGGGGCCTACAGCACATCTAGCGCCGAGGCGGCCCGTTGGGCCTTTGCCAGGGTGGGGATCGCCGGGAGGAGGGTCTACGACTTGGGCTGCGGCTATGGGCGGGTGCTGGCTTTAGCTAGGCGCATGGGCGCCGAGGTTGTGGGGGTTGAGATAGACCCAGTTAGATGGCTCATATGTCTTCTGAGGTGCCGCTGCAGGGTTCTGCTTGCCGACATGTTCAAGGTCGATGTCTCAGACGCCGACGTGGTCTACATCTTTCAGTGGCCCTCAGTAAACGCGCGCCTGTCGGAGAAGTTCAGGCGTGAGCTGAGGCGCGGCGCCTACGTAGTTTCGTACATGTGGGAGGTGCCTGGCCTGGAGCTGGTGGAGCAAAGCCCCGAGCTGAGGGTCTACATATATAGGGTCTAACTATTAAAACTGGAGGCATCTCTAGGCCATGAGCGAGCTCTCGCGGTTCTTCATAGAGCTTGGGGAGAGGTGGCAGAGGAGGTGGAGGGAGGCCCGGGTTTTCGAGCCTGAGCCGGCCCCCGGCGTCCCGAAGTATTTCATCACGGCGGCCTACCCCTACCCCAACGGGGCTATACACATCGGCCACGGGCGCACCTACCTGGTGGCCGACGTCATGGCCAGGTTCCAGAGACACCTCGGCAGATCTGTCCTCTTCCCGATGGGCTTCCACTACACAGGGACGCCTATACTCACAATCGCGGAGGTGATCGCGGCGGGAGACAAGGCCGTCATGGAGGAGTACATGGAGCTGTACGGCGTCCCCGAGGAGGAGATCAAGAAGATGGGGGACCCCCTCTACCTCGCCCGCTACTTCCACGGCCAGTCCAAGAGGGCGATGGAGAGGTTCGGCCTAAGCATAGACTGGACTAGGGAGTTCACCACAATAGACCCGGAGTACCAGCGCTTCATCCAGTGGCAGTTCGAGAAGCTGAGGAAGAAGGGGCTGATCGTGAGGGGGAGACACCCCGTGGGCTGGTGCCCAAGGCACTCGATGCCGGTAGGAGCTCACGACACCAAGGACGATAAGGAGCCCGACATTGGCCAGTGGACGCTGGTGTATTTCACGGACTCGGAGGGGCTGACCTTCCCCACGGCCACGCTTAGGCCGGAGACGGTGCTGGGCGTCACCAACCTCTGGATTAACCCAGACGCCGAGTACGTGGTGGCCGAGTTCGACGGGAGGCGTGCCGTAGTCAGCAGAGACGCGGCGTACCGCCTCTCCTTCCAGGTGGGGGTGAAGATCTTGAGGGAGGCCAGGGGCAGGGAGTTCGTGGGCCGCATGGTTCAGAACCCGGTGACCGGGGAGTGGGTGCCCGTATACGAGGCCCGGTTTGTGGACCCCAAGGTGGGGACCGGCGTTGTGATGTCTGTGCCCGCGCATGCGCCTTATGACTACGCCGCGCTCCGCGACCTAGGGACCGTGAAGCTGATCCCGCTGATAAGGGTGGAGGGGTACGGCGATTACCCAGCTAAGGAGGTCGTGGAGAGGATGGGGATAAAGAGCCAGGCGGACCCTGCCTTGGAGGACGCCACCAAGGAGGTGTATTCCGCGGAGTACGCGAGGGGCGTCATGAGGGAGGACGTCGCGGAGAGGGTGGGCGCCCACCTGGAGGAGCCAGCCAGATCGATGTTGCGCGCCGTGTTTAAGATGTACTTCGCGGGCAGGCCCGTGAGGGAGGCTCGGGAGTTCATAGCCAGATGGCTTACGGAGGCCCGCCTCGGCGGCGTCATGTACGACATAATGAACAAGCCTGTCTACTGCCGCTGCGGGACGGAGATCGTGGTTAAGGTGTTGGAGGACCAGTGGTTTATAAATTACGGCGAGTCCAGATGGAAGGAGGCAGCTAGAGAGCTTGTGAAGGAGATGTCCATCGTGCCGGGGGAGGCCCGGGCGCAGTTCCTCGCCACGATAGACTGGTTGGACAAGAGGGCGTGTGCCAGAACTCGCGGCCTCGGCACGCCGCTTCCCTGGAGCTCGGGTTGGGTGATAGAGAGCTTGAGCGACTCGACGATATATATGGCGTTTTACACGGTGGTGAAGAGGATCAGGCAGTTCGGCATAAGGCCGGAGCAACTGACGGAAGAGTTCTGGGACTTCGTCTTCTTGGGCCAGGGCTCGGCAGATGAAGTATCTAAGAAGACGGGGGTGCCGGTTGAGGCCCTCAAGGCCATCAGAGAGGAGTTCGAGTACTGGTACCCCCTGGACTCTAGGAACTCCGGCAAGGATCTCATCCCCAATCACCTGACCTTCTTCATCTTCAACCACGTGGCCATATTCCCCAGGGAGAAGTGGCCGCGGCAGATCGTGGCCAACGGCTGGGTGCTTAGAGAGGGCGAGAAGATGTCGAAGTCCAAGCGCAACGTCCTACCTCTTGATAGAGCGGTGGAGATGTACGGCCCGGACCCGCTTAGGGCCACCCTGGCTCTCGCCGCCGAGGTGGAGCAGGATCTGGACTTCAGAGACGCCGAGGCTAGGAGAAACGCCCAGCAGCTGATGTCCATATATACGCTGGCGCAGAGGCTTGTACAAGGCGCCGAGGAGCGGCCGCCGACGTGGGTAGACCAGTGGCTTGTGGCTGAGATCTCCAGGGTGTTGGAGAGGGCTAGAGAGGCCTACGAGAAGGTGAGAGTTAGGCAAGCGGCGGTGGAGGTGCTCTACAACGCCAAGGCGGTCTTCGACCAGTACCTCGCCATGGTGGAGAAACCATCTAGGCAGGCTGTGGAGGCCGCCAAGGCGTGGGCGGTGGCGATGGAGCCCCTCGTGCCGCATCTGGCCGAGGAGCTCTGGGCTACCCTTGGCGGGGCTGGATTCGCGGCGCTGGCTCCCTGGCCTAAGCTGAGGGCTGAGCCGGCGGCGCTTCTCGCGAAGAGGTACGTCGACATGTTGATTGAGGACGTGAAAAACATACCGGCCTTTGGCCAAGGGGCTAAGCGCGTCGTGATCTACGTCAACAGGTCCTTTGCCTGGGTTAAGGCGGCTTTGGCGGGAGATGTGAAAACGGTCATAGGCGCGGGCGTGCCGCCTCAGCAGGCCAAGAAGGTGGTTGACTTGGTAAAAACGCTGGGGGATGAGATGAGGGGGCTCATAGCCGCCGTGGATCACTTCGACGAGCTAGAGGCGCTTAGATCCTACAGGAACTACGTCGAGAAGGCGCTCGGGGCGCCGGTGGAGATCTACGGCGCAGATGACCCAGCGGCGCCGGATCTCGGCGGTAAGAAGAGGGTCGCCCTGCCTTTGAAGCCGGGCATCTACGTGGAGAAGTAGGCTAGGCGCGGCAGAACATCCCTCCTGAACTCGTCGAAGAGCTCCTTTAACACCTCCTCGTATCTGGCTTTGCCCACCTCTATGGCGTCCATGTGTTGCTCAATGAGGCGCGTCCTCTCCTCGGACACGAGGCTTCCGAAGTTCTCCCTTAGGAAGTGGTATATCTCCGCCCCCCTCTTGGTGGGTATCATCAGCTTTCTGCGTCCGGCGACGTAGACGTAGTACCTCTTGGCTAAGACCTGGAGTATCCGGGCGTAGGTGCTCGGCCTCCCTATGCCCCTCTGTCGCATCAACGCCAAGACGTCCGCCTGCGAGAGTATCCTCCTAACAACGCGGTACCTCTTCACGGCTACGTCCAGCGTTCCCGTGGGGAGCTCGGGCTCAACCGCGGTCACCGGGTAGAGCTGTTGAAAGCCCTGGCTTACGATGTCGACGGCCCTCTCTATCTCTAGGACGTGTCCATCTATCTCCACGGCGTATTTCGCCACTTTTACAACGCTGGGCTCCATCTGGCTGGCGATGAACCTCCTGAAGATCAGATCGTATAGGAGGTAGTGGCTCCTCGTCATCTGCACCGCCAGCTGTAGCACTCCTGCGTTGACGAGGCCCCTCAGCTCCTCAACGTCTATCGGCCTAGTCGGCCTAATAGCCTCGTGGGCCCCCTCGGCCGCCTCCCCCCACGGCCTAGGCCTAAAGGCCGCCTCCCCGAACCTCTTGGCTACGTACTCCCTCGCTATGGCTATACCAGCCGTGGAGACCCTTGTGCTGTCTGTACGGTGGTAGGTGATGAGACCGCTTTCGAAGAGCTCCTGCGCGATCCTCATGGCGTAGTCCGCCGAGAAGCCCAGCTTGTTCACCGCGTCTCTCAACATCTCGTCTGTGGTATAGGGCGGGGGAGGGTTGACGGCTCTCTCCTCCTCGCCGGTCTTCCTAATGGCAACTCTCTTCTTCTTCCGCAGAACCTGGAGAACGTCGCCGGGTATCTGCAGTCTTAAGTCGACGTCGTCCAGCTGGAGGTCTACGTTGTAGACCCTGTTCCTCAGCGATTCCTCGTAGGTCTCCACAACCCAGCCCAAGACGGGGGTCTGGACTCTGCCGGCGGAGAGGTTCTGGTTGCTGAACTTGGCCTGCAGTAGCTTGCTGAGCCCAAAGCCCAGCCATCTGTCCTCGACCCTCCTCACGATCTGCGATTTTACCAACGGATAGCTCACGCCCCTGGGGTTGGCCAGGGCGTTGAGCACGGCCTTCCTAGTCACCTCGTGGAACTCCACCCTTCTTATGTCCGACACGTAAGGCCGCAGGCCCAGGTAGAGGTCGAAGGCGATCTTCTCGCCCTCCGAGTCGGGGTCCGTGCCGAGAAGCACAGTGTCGACCTCAACCGCTATGTTCCTAATGGCCGACAAAACGTCGAGGGGTCTGCAGTCCGCGGGCACATCTGCGTCGTCTACGTAGACCGCCCCGCGGCATCTCCAGATCTTGTTGTAGACTGGGATAAAACCCTCCTCTTTCACGATAACCGCGTACTCCTCGGCGTCGTAGCCGTCATGTTTAAGATCGCCGAACCATTTGGCCAAGACGGCGCGTTGAGCGGGGTCAACCCTCTTGAGGGACGTGGGTAGCTCGTAGATGTGGCCCAGCGACGCCGTGACCATAAGCACGGCATCTCCCGTCGAGACCTCATATATCGGCACGCCGTCTGCGATAATTAAGCTGGGCCGCCCGAAGAAGTTGGCTATCGTCCTAGCCTTGGTGGGGGACTCCACGATCATCAACACGGTCTTTAGAAGGTCGACTCCTCTCGCCGCGGGGCTGACCCTCCCCTCCATTATGTCCCTTATGGCCCTCCTGTCTTTATCCACCTCCTCGAGGACTGCGCCTAGATCCACCTCGTTTATGTGTTTAAACTCCGCCTCGTCGAACCTGAGCTTGAGCTCTCTCCTAAGCGCTTGAAACACCTTCTGGTCGTCCACCACCACAACGCTGAGGCCTTTGGAGAGGCCACCGGCGTATAGACGAGACGTCCTCCCGCTCCCCTGTATATACGTGGTGACGTCTGGCACCAAGACGTAGAGCTCCCCGTCGATATACGCCAGCTTAACCTCCGTCGAGGTCTCTATAGCCCGCCGTATGTCCTCCCTCGCAAGGAGTCCGTTTACGAACTCGACGGCGGACTTCACCACATCCACCGCGTGTCTGTCGAAGCCCGTCAGCTCGGCGCCCTCAGCCGCCTTCTTCAGAGCCTCTTGTACGCTTAGGGCGTAGGGGGCCAGCCTCCGGAGCTGGCCGATGAGCCTATCGGCCCTGTATCTCGCCTCGCCGGCTAGGACCGACCTCACGTTGTAGAGAAAGGTCAAATAGGCCGGTATGGAGAACTCCTCCAGCCTAACCCTAAACCGGAACTTAGGCACGCCGACGAAAACCACGTACCTAATCACGTGGGGTAGATCGATGCCTCTCACTAGGGCAGACCGCGACGAGCCCAGCCCCACGAGGGCCGCCACCTCGCCGCTTTCAAACCTCTCCAACACGCCGCGGCGCGGTCTAAAGAAGTGCTCTACGGCTAGCCCCTCCTCCCTAGCCTTCGCCGCCACCGCCATGCCCAGCTCTCTATCTTGGACATACACAATGCCCCCCGGCCCCAGCCTCCTCAGAAGATCGATGGTCTGTTGCACCACGTCGTGCGCCGCCTCGACGTATAGATCTACCACGTTGCGCAAGCCCTCGGCTCTGCCTCCGACGTCGAAGCCCAAGATCTCCCTAAACAGAAGCAGACGGGTGGTCCTCCTGGCCTTAGCCAAGGCGCCGGACGCTATAAATACGCCCAGCTTTAAGCCTCTGACAGCCTCCTGGAGCTTCGCCCTAAGCGACGCCAGCTCGCGCTCCAAGCGCTCCGCCTCCTTGAGATCGCCCGCCACCTCCGCCTTCCTGAGCTGCTTGGCGAGGTTTATGGCGTCTAACGCGGTTTTCAACACCTCGTCTGAAACCCCCAGCAGACGGAGGATTCTGTCGATGTTTTTGCTCGTGGCCCTCAGTATGCTATCTACGTCGTCAGCCGCGACGAAGTCGAACTTGTATCTGCTCAATAGGTCGAACCTCCTGGGCAGGAAAGCCGACGTGACCACCAACACGTCGAAGTCTCCCCGCTCCACAGCCGCCAGCGCCTCCTCCCTCTCCTTCTCCCCCAGCAGGGAGTGGTAGGCCACCACCCTCACGTTTAACCCAGCTCTTTCGGCGAATCCCAGGAGCTTCCTATGTGCTTGGTGCGCAAGGGCGGAGGTGGGGAAGATCAAGAGCGCCCTCCGCCCCCTCCCCGCCATATACAGCGCAGATACAAGCACGAAGGTCGTCTTCCCGGACCCCGTGGGGGCCACCACGGCGAAGCTCTTCCCCCTCACCAGCCTCCTCGCCCACAGCCTCTGGGCCCCCCACATCTCGTACCCCACGACCCTGGCGAAGAAGGACGAGAAGTCGGAGTACTCGCGGAGGTAGTCGGCGACCCACGAGAGCTCCCTCAGAGCCCTCCTCCTCCGGAGGGCCTCCACAACCTCCCTCAGCGACGCGGCCCTGGGCTCCTTCGGCATACACTCGCGGCAGGGAAGGCCGGCGGCTAGTCTATCGGAGGTTATAGGCCCGCCGCAGTTGGGACAGCTGTGAAGATATACGACGTATGGCAAATCCACGCGAGGCGGTGATCTGAGGGATAAAAAGGTTTGGGGGAGGAGAAAGTATATATAGGCGGCCGTGGGGGGACAGATGGAAAAGATAGCGAACTGGGTAGACGCGTTCAACAACATAGCGAGGAACGAAAACAACTTCCACAGCTTCCTCATAGAGAGGGGCGAAAACTCCCTCGACGCAACGTTGACCCTAGAGGAGGTGGGCCACGTCGGGGGGTGCATAGGAGGCGCCTTCGCCGCCGCGACGCTGACGATGAGGGAGGGAAAGGCAACGCTTGAGATCTCCACCGGGAACTACAGGAAGTGCCCGACAGAGGCGGGCTACGTCGCCGACTACGCCAAGACGTCGGTGGAGAGGCTGGATCTCGGAGGCGACCCGGAGCTCATCAGCTATGTAAAATCCCTCAAAAACGAGGGCGACTTCATCGCCCTCCTAGAGGCGGTGATCCAAAGCGCCGCCTCTAGCTAAACGCCTTTTTAAAAACCTCCACAAACCTCCTGTAGGTCTCGTCGCCGTAGAGAACGACGAGAATCCGCCTCACTCTTTTCAGAGATGGGGCTACCTCCCTAATCGCGGCCGCCATCTGACGCGCCGCCTCGTCGTAGGGACAGCCGAACACCCCGGTGCTTATCGCTGGAAAGGCGATGGAGACGAGGCCCAGCTCCTCCGCCTTAATAAGGGCGTTTTTAACGGCCTCGGCCAGCTTCTCTATAGGCTCGGCCCCGCACCGAGGCCCAACGGCGTGGATGACGTACTTAGCCCTCAGCCTCCCCGCAGAAGTCACAGCGACGCCGCCCACGGGCACGGGCCCGTGCCTCCTCACCCACTCCCTGCTCTCCTCCTGTATCACAGATCCCCCCTTCCTCACTATGGCCCCGGCTACGCCTCCGCCGTGTTCTAGAAAGGAGTTAGCGGCGTTGACTATGGCGTCCGCCTCAACCTCCGTTATATCGCCCTTCATCAGCGAGATGGCGACGCCCCCCACCGCGAAATCCATAGTACACAGTGGCCAGAGGTTTTAAAGATAGTGGGCCCGCCGGGATTTGAACCCGGGACTTCCCGGTTATGAGCCTTACGCTGGACCAGCCCCGGCTGGGCCAGGCCCATGGGCGCTCTGCCGGGCTAAGCTACGGGCCCCGTCACAGATGTGACAGCGGTTTTTAAGTTTTTCCCTCCAACAATATATGTCACAGACGAGGCGAGCCCATGGCTGTAAGGTTCAAGGTGGAACGGAAAACCGAAAGCCCGGACTCGGCTTGGGCAAAGATGTCGGACGTGGAAAATATGCCGAGGTACTGGGGAGGACACAGGGAGGTGAAGATCTTAGAGAGGCGGGGAAGCCTGCTTCTGGCGCAGGTCAGATTCGCCTTCCCAGGCCCCCTCAACAAGGCCATGGCCGAGGTCTATATAGACGGCGGCAGAAGGGAGGTGGTCATGCGGTATTTGAAAGGTCCATTCACAGGCACCGTGGTGAACTACGTGAGAAACAACGTAGTCGGTAGCATCTGGGACGTCCGCCTCCACCCCCTCTTCAGAATTGCAAAGCCGTGGATAGAAAACCATTTTAGAAAGGGGGTAGAACACGCGGTGGAGCAACTGACGCAGACATAAAACCAACGCGGCCGGGGCCTCCAGGCGGCGTATGTACACAGGGCGGTTAGGACAGCGCCCCCGGGGGACCCCGCCCGTGGGCGTACTGTAGGGGACACCGCCGCTTTATGTTACGAGGTCTAGGGCAAATTTTGTGATTTTCCAGGGGTCGAAGGGGCCTTCGGGGTAGTGCGGCTCTCCTTGCCGGGTTTGCTCCAAGGCCTCCTTGGGGCCGAGCGTGGCGCAGACGGCCTCTCCCGAGGCCGCTGAGATGGTCAGCGCCTCTCTTATCTGGTCCCTTCTGCTGAGGAACATCAAGGCGGATATGTTGGGGTTCCTCGCGGGGCCTCTCCAGTGGTAGGCGTAGTACATCGCCTGCGCCAGCTCAAGCCAGTGGGCGAAGGCATCGGGTTTTACGCAGATGGTTAAGGCCCCGCCGGGGGACTCGAAGGAGGGGGTCTGCGTCTTCTCCACCCGGAGGCAGAGCTCCTCCCCGCAACGCATCAGAAGTTCCATATTCGGTGTCCGGTATACTTGGTTTATATGCGTAAAGGGCGTAGGGGAGAAATGCTGGTTGGGGAGGGCGTACTGAGATTCTCTCGTGTCGTTGTGAAGCAAGTAGAGGCCAAGAGAAAGATGGGGGGACGTATCAGAGCTTTATGCTTTCGAAGATGTGTCTACGGTAGAACTTCTGGGTGATCTGCGGCCTGGCGTTGGTTAGCTCGTCCTCCGGCAGTATGGACATGACGTCCCACCCGATGTCCAGCGTCTCCTCGAAGGATCTCCTCTCGTAGTAGCCCTGCTTGATAAACCTCTGCTCGAAGGCGTCGGCGAAGCGGAGGTACCTCCTCTCTCTCCAGCCGAGGTTGCGCTCCCCAACTAGGGTGGCTAGGTTTCTCAGCTCCAGGGCCTTGGAGTAGGCGGATATGAGCGTGTTGGCCACGTCCTTGTGATCCTCCCTGGTCTTGCCCTCGCCGATGGCGTCCTTGGCTAGGCGGGAAAGCGACATGATGACGTCGAAGGGCGGGTAGATGCCCTTGCCCCACATGGAGCGGCTGAGGACAAGCTGGCCCTCGGTGATGTATCCCGTGAGGTCGGGGATTGGGTGGGTTATGTCGTCGTGGGGCATCGTGAGGATGGGGAACTGCGTCACCGAGCCCTTCTTGCCGCGGGCCTTGCCGGCACGCTCGTAGATCGTGGCCAGGTCGGTGTACATATAGCCTGGGTAGCCGCGTCTGCCCGGGAGCTCGCCTCTCCCCGAGGAGAGCTCCCTCAGCCCCTCGCAGTAGTTGGTCATGTCTGTGATGACCACCAGCACGTGGTAGCCCAGCTGCCAGGCGAGGTACTCGGCGATGGTTAAGCCGACGCGGGGCGCCAGGATACGCTCCGCCACGGGGTCGGAGGCGAGGTTCAGCACCGCCACGGCTCTCCTGAGGGCGCCGGTCTTTCTAAACTCGTCCATGAAGAAGATGGCCTCCTCCGTCTTGATGCCGACCCCCACGAAAACCACGGCGAAGCCCTCCTCTGACCCTCTCACGGTGGACTGCCTAACCACCTGGGCGGCCATGAGGTTGTGGGGTAGACCTGTGCCGGAGAATATCGGCAACTTCTGGCCCCTCACCAGGGTGTACAAGCCGTCGATGGCGGAGATGCCCGTCTCAATGGGCTCCTCCGGGTACTCCCTGGAGTAGGGGTTAAGCGGCTCGCCGTTTACGTCGCGGAAGTCCTCGGGCGGCGGAAGCGGCATGTGGTCCCTCGGCTGGCCCTTCCCGTCTAGAATCCTCCCGATGAGCTCCTCAGACACTGGGAGCTTCAGCGTTTTGCCGTAGAACCTCACCGTGGATCCCTTCGCCGGCAGGCCTAGGGTGCCCCCCAGCACCTGCGCCACCGCGTAGTCTGTGCCCACCTCGATCACCTGGACCCTCCTAGGCTCGCCGTCTGGCCCAACAACCTCGCCGATTTCGCCGTAGGCCACGCCCCTCGTCCTCTCAATGACCAGGAGAGGGCCCTTCACCTCTTTTACGGTTGAGTAGGAAACTACGGGTGTTAGCATGGGCCACTGTAAAAACAGATTTATATACATTGGGGCGTGGGGGACATGAGAGTTGGCGTAGTGGGTCTGGGAATCATGGGGGCGCCCATGGCCATGCACCTCCACAAGGCCGGCCTCCTAGCGGCGGTCTACAACAGGACTAGGTCTAAGGCCGAGCCGTTCCAGAAACTCGGCGTATATGTGGCCGACTCGCCTGCCGACCTCGCCAGGAGGGTGGACGTGGCGATAATCATGGTGTCGGATGCGCCTGATGTTGAACAGGTGTTGTTTGGGCAGGGCGGGGTGGTGGAAGGCGCTAGGCCCGGCCTTGTCGTGGTGGACATGTCGACGAACTCCCCCGATTGGGCGCGGAGGTTCGCCGAAAGGCTGGCGAAACACGGGATAAAGTTCCTCGACGCGCCGGTGACGGGCGGGCAGAAGGCGGCTGTGGAGGGCACCTTGACGATAATGGTCGGCGGAGACGAGGCCCTCTTCCGGCAGCTGGAGCCGGTATTTAAGGCATTTGGGAAAACGATAGTGTACGCGGGGCCCGTGGGCTACGGCCAGGCTATGAAGCTGGTCAACCAGATCGTGATCGCGTTAAACACCGTGGCGATGGTGGAGGGGCTACGTCTCGCGAAAGCCCTTGGCCTAGACCTAGAGAAGGTGGCCCAGGTCCTGTCCAGCGGGTCGGCTAGATCCGGGTCGATAGAGCTTTACCTGCCGAAGCTCCTGCGGGGCGATATGTCTCCAGGCTTCAAGGCGGCCCATCTAAAGAAGGACCTGGCCTACGCCTTGGAGCTCGCCCACAGGATGAACCTCTTCGTGCCGGGCGCCTCCCTAGCCCTTGAGCTGTATAAAAAGATGGTGGAGAGGGGGCTGGGCGAGCTCGGCATACACGCGCTGGGAGAGATATACTAGGCGGGGCTGTCCTCTTCTGTGGTGTGGGAAAAGTTCTGCGTTTTGTGCAGGCGGAGGGCTTAAACGTATCTGTGGGGGCGAGGGGGTAGCTCCATGAGGTGCATCAACCGAGCCTGTCCCGAACGTTGGCGGAGGAGGCCGTGCCGTTGGCCCCCGTGCCCAACGCCCCCGCGCTGGAGGCACCTCAGGCGCCGGTGAAGGCGCGGGCGAGGAGAAAGCCCCTAGAGCGGCCAGCGGCAATCAACAACGACCGCCTAGGGATGAACGGAGAGGCGGTAGACCCCCTCCTCCACCTTTTTA
This genomic interval carries:
- a CDS encoding NAD(P)-dependent oxidoreductase; this translates as MRVGVVGLGIMGAPMAMHLHKAGLLAAVYNRTRSKAEPFQKLGVYVADSPADLARRVDVAIIMVSDAPDVEQVLFGQGGVVEGARPGLVVVDMSTNSPDWARRFAERLAKHGIKFLDAPVTGGQKAAVEGTLTIMVGGDEALFRQLEPVFKAFGKTIVYAGPVGYGQAMKLVNQIVIALNTVAMVEGLRLAKALGLDLEKVAQVLSSGSARSGSIELYLPKLLRGDMSPGFKAAHLKKDLAYALELAHRMNLFVPGASLALELYKKMVERGLGELGIHALGEIY
- a CDS encoding SRPBCC family protein — its product is MAVRFKVERKTESPDSAWAKMSDVENMPRYWGGHREVKILERRGSLLLAQVRFAFPGPLNKAMAEVYIDGGRREVVMRYLKGPFTGTVVNYVRNNVVGSIWDVRLHPLFRIAKPWIENHFRKGVEHAVEQLTQT
- a CDS encoding V-type ATP synthase subunit B, which translates into the protein MLTPVVSYSTVKEVKGPLLVIERTRGVAYGEIGEVVGPDGEPRRVQVIEVGTDYAVAQVLGGTLGLPAKGSTVRFYGKTLKLPVSEELIGRILDGKGQPRDHMPLPPPEDFRDVNGEPLNPYSREYPEEPIETGISAIDGLYTLVRGQKLPIFSGTGLPHNLMAAQVVRQSTVRGSEEGFAVVFVGVGIKTEEAIFFMDEFRKTGALRRAVAVLNLASDPVAERILAPRVGLTIAEYLAWQLGYHVLVVITDMTNYCEGLRELSSGRGELPGRRGYPGYMYTDLATIYERAGKARGKKGSVTQFPILTMPHDDITHPIPDLTGYITEGQLVLSRSMWGKGIYPPFDVIMSLSRLAKDAIGEGKTREDHKDVANTLISAYSKALELRNLATLVGERNLGWRERRYLRFADAFEQRFIKQGYYERRSFEETLDIGWDVMSILPEDELTNARPQITQKFYRRHIFESIKL
- the rgy gene encoding reverse gyrase, encoding MDLPYVVYLHSCPNCGGPITSDRLAAGLPCRECMPKEPRAASLREVVEALRRRRALRELSWVADYLREYSDFSSFFARVVGYEMWGAQRLWARRLVRGKSFAVVAPTGSGKTTFVLVSALYMAGRGRRALLIFPTSALAHQAHRKLLGFAERAGLNVRVVAYHSLLGEKEREEALAAVERGDFDVLVVTSAFLPRRFDLLSRYKFDFVAADDVDSILRATSKNIDRILRLLGVSDEVLKTALDAINLAKQLRKAEVAGDLKEAERLERELASLRAKLQEAVRGLKLGVFIASGALAKARRTTRLLLFREILGFDVGGRAEGLRNVVDLYVEAAHDVVQQTIDLLRRLGPGGIVYVQDRELGMAVAAKAREEGLAVEHFFRPRRGVLERFESGEVAALVGLGSSRSALVRGIDLPHVIRYVVFVGVPKFRFRVRLEEFSIPAYLTFLYNVRSVLAGEARYRADRLIGQLRRLAPYALSVQEALKKAAEGAELTGFDRHAVDVVKSAVEFVNGLLAREDIRRAIETSTEVKLAYIDGELYVLVPDVTTYIQGSGRTSRLYAGGLSKGLSVVVVDDQKVFQALRRELKLRFDEAEFKHINEVDLGAVLEEVDKDRRAIRDIMEGRVSPAARGVDLLKTVLMIVESPTKARTIANFFGRPSLIIADGVPIYEVSTGDAVLMVTASLGHIYELPTSLKRVDPAQRAVLAKWFGDLKHDGYDAEEYAVIVKEEGFIPVYNKIWRCRGAVYVDDADVPADCRPLDVLSAIRNIAVEVDTVLLGTDPDSEGEKIAFDLYLGLRPYVSDIRRVEFHEVTRKAVLNALANPRGVSYPLVKSQIVRRVEDRWLGFGLSKLLQAKFSNQNLSAGRVQTPVLGWVVETYEESLRNRVYNVDLQLDDVDLRLQIPGDVLQVLRKKKRVAIRKTGEEERAVNPPPPYTTDEMLRDAVNKLGFSADYAMRIAQELFESGLITYHRTDSTRVSTAGIAIAREYVAKRFGEAAFRPRPWGEAAEGAHEAIRPTRPIDVEELRGLVNAGVLQLAVQMTRSHYLLYDLIFRRFIASQMEPSVVKVAKYAVEIDGHVLEIERAVDIVSQGFQQLYPVTAVEPELPTGTLDVAVKRYRVVRRILSQADVLALMRQRGIGRPSTYARILQVLAKRYYVYVAGRRKLMIPTKRGAEIYHFLRENFGSLVSEERTRLIEQHMDAIEVGKARYEEVLKELFDEFRRDVLPRLAYFST
- a CDS encoding ADP-ribose-binding protein, which encodes MDFAVGGVAISLMKGDITEVEADAIVNAANSFLEHGGGVAGAIVRKGGSVIQEESREWVRRHGPVPVGGVAVTSAGRLRAKYVIHAVGPRCGAEPIEKLAEAVKNALIKAEELGLVSIAFPAISTGVFGCPYDEAARQMAAAIREVAPSLKRVRRILVVLYGDETYRRFVEVFKKAFS